Proteins encoded by one window of Teretinema zuelzerae:
- a CDS encoding type II secretion system protein GspD, which translates to MFASSPARSLAVCLALCLCASPARAETNSGGKLKTAAFDFVNQEYGDILYALSLWSGFTLTADDTVNGRATFRYRGAEFREAFSLFLKTENLYAQESGGAWTVSRMSLSRTDGGSEANGGSSSASGGDKDAECEWVLDASGVSAEKMLERISRESGRTIVWEVLPNRLLSIHARTQSVDELAALVIKPFPGWAAFDDGSALHIKQASLGEANPARESASGLYIEKKGSLYSVDIRQARLGEAVDRLSREEGNACVSLLKSDPMIASLRVEDRSWDEVFTLVAEQAGAEWIERDGIRYILPASQDAQKKIREGGWDWRVYTLTNVRPSGAKNLLAARFPNLRCEAAGDGGVILLQGESSALEEGERYLELVDRSQRSSLVVLKYISAEELFKSLPPSVKKEDLTDTGTGKSVFFTGPEGLKKTFLAELAEIDRPKTRLRYDLLIMQFESSSAVSWGTSAEMARMERGDASAVAGRFGNLLGLNFDVITLFGYTFSARLDAALSENRAKVYADTTLHGISGERVSFKNTTTYRYRDSNIDPETGKPMYSGVTREIVSGITVDISGWVSGDGMVTMTVAAAVSKRGADVASASSNPPPTSERNVTTKVNAADGEPVILSGLRQDDRNEGTAGVPIVSKIPILGSLLSQREKKREKTEMVMYIVPHVCAEDSEDDGEEGARELAATAYERIVAPRLVEAAYGRAER; encoded by the coding sequence TTGTTCGCATCATCGCCCGCTCGCTCGCTCGCGGTCTGTCTCGCTCTTTGTCTCTGCGCTTCGCCGGCGAGGGCGGAAACAAATTCAGGCGGGAAGCTGAAAACCGCGGCCTTCGATTTTGTGAACCAGGAGTACGGGGATATTCTCTACGCGTTGTCTCTCTGGAGCGGCTTTACGCTGACGGCCGACGACACGGTGAATGGGCGGGCGACGTTCCGGTATCGGGGCGCCGAGTTCCGGGAGGCGTTTTCGCTTTTTCTGAAAACTGAAAATCTCTATGCGCAGGAATCAGGCGGGGCGTGGACGGTGTCGAGAATGTCGCTTTCACGGACCGACGGCGGGTCGGAAGCAAACGGCGGGTCGAGCTCGGCAAGCGGCGGCGATAAAGATGCCGAATGCGAGTGGGTTCTGGACGCGTCGGGGGTGAGCGCGGAGAAGATGCTCGAACGAATTTCGAGGGAGAGCGGGCGGACCATCGTGTGGGAGGTGCTGCCGAACCGGCTGCTTTCTATCCACGCGCGGACGCAGTCGGTCGACGAACTAGCGGCCCTGGTGATAAAGCCGTTTCCGGGATGGGCGGCATTCGACGACGGAAGCGCTCTTCACATTAAACAGGCTTCTCTCGGTGAGGCTAATCCTGCCAGGGAGAGCGCGAGCGGTTTATATATAGAAAAAAAAGGAAGTTTGTATTCGGTCGATATCCGGCAGGCGCGGCTCGGCGAGGCGGTGGACCGGCTTTCGCGCGAGGAAGGAAACGCCTGCGTGAGTCTATTAAAATCAGACCCGATGATAGCCTCTCTCCGCGTCGAGGACCGATCGTGGGACGAGGTGTTCACCCTCGTCGCGGAGCAGGCGGGCGCCGAGTGGATCGAGAGGGACGGGATACGCTACATCCTGCCGGCCTCCCAGGACGCGCAGAAAAAAATCCGCGAGGGAGGCTGGGATTGGCGGGTGTATACGCTGACGAACGTGAGGCCTTCCGGAGCGAAGAACCTTTTGGCCGCGCGTTTTCCGAATCTGCGCTGCGAGGCGGCAGGAGACGGAGGAGTCATCCTCCTGCAGGGCGAAAGCTCGGCTTTGGAAGAGGGAGAGCGGTATCTCGAGCTGGTGGACAGGAGCCAGCGAAGTTCGCTCGTCGTCCTGAAATATATTTCCGCGGAAGAATTATTCAAGAGCCTGCCTCCTTCGGTTAAGAAGGAGGATCTGACGGATACGGGCACCGGGAAGTCGGTGTTCTTTACCGGGCCGGAGGGCTTGAAGAAGACTTTTCTCGCAGAGCTTGCCGAGATCGACCGGCCGAAGACACGGTTGCGTTACGACCTGTTGATCATGCAGTTCGAAAGCTCGTCCGCCGTTTCCTGGGGCACGAGCGCAGAGATGGCGCGCATGGAAAGGGGCGACGCGAGCGCGGTCGCGGGCAGATTCGGAAACCTGCTGGGATTGAACTTCGACGTGATCACCCTCTTCGGCTATACATTTTCGGCGCGGCTCGACGCGGCTCTTTCGGAGAACCGGGCGAAGGTGTACGCCGACACGACGCTTCACGGCATATCGGGAGAGCGCGTCTCTTTCAAAAACACGACGACGTACCGCTACCGCGATTCGAACATCGACCCTGAAACGGGGAAACCGATGTATTCGGGGGTGACGAGGGAAATCGTATCGGGCATCACGGTGGATATTTCGGGCTGGGTGTCCGGCGACGGGATGGTGACGATGACGGTCGCGGCCGCGGTGTCCAAGCGGGGAGCCGACGTAGCCTCGGCCTCGTCGAATCCGCCGCCTACATCGGAGCGGAACGTAACCACCAAGGTGAACGCCGCCGACGGAGAACCGGTTATTTTAAGCGGACTGCGCCAGGACGACCGGAACGAGGGAACGGCCGGAGTACCGATCGTCTCGAAAATTCCGATTCTTGGAAGCCTGCTTTCGCAGCGGGAAAAAAAGAGAGAAAAAACGGAAATGGTGATGTACATCGTTCCGCATGTATGCGCCGAAGACAGCGAGGACGACGGAGAGGAAGGCGCGAGGGAGCTCGCGGCGACGGCCTACGAGAGAATCGTCGCGCCGCGTCTTGTAGAGGCGGCGTACGGGAGGGCGGAAAGATGA
- a CDS encoding ATPase, T2SS/T4P/T4SS family, which translates to MRQFAPEFCAARKLCMLSEDADCATVGYAGGKPDAEALRLLADAFAGKRVELEKMSEGAFMRWVAAIRPQKEVQGSLAFFPANIARLFPAMRSRLTGDYRKKKIFLTAGGNLPLAALTAPGWSVAEMNPLSPAVTAMNGLVTEALERGASDIHIEGDAGGAAVRMRIDGALYPVGRFEPDLSASVAARIKLMANLNTLETRKPQDGRFSVKTGGRRERDVRVSIVPGILGESIALRFLDGGIDTPSIEGLGLPDRYSKALDDIASLPGGLVIVCGPTGSGKTTTLAAVLASCSPDARKIITLEDPVEYRIPGAIQIPVQEQLGLGFDTLLRRVLRQDPDVIMVGEIRDGETAALAARAALTGHLVLTTVHASSCAGALSRLVELGADEGVLREVVRAVISQRLARRICPECRGAGAVLADARAGHADAQAQLPGAQDWHDDARDCHAGARTNHAGAQTQLADARAGHADAQARHAGAQAQLPGAQDWHDDARAGHAGARAQLAGARAQLAGAQGQHAGARDWHADARSGLAGEPAGSACSACAVCGGSGWKGRIALMETSGYGMPAGSLRDSGMVAAARGQTTGEEIARILGAEGGAE; encoded by the coding sequence ATGAGGCAGTTCGCTCCCGAATTCTGCGCGGCGCGAAAGCTCTGCATGCTGAGCGAGGACGCCGATTGCGCGACAGTCGGCTATGCCGGCGGGAAACCGGACGCCGAGGCTCTCCGGCTTCTCGCGGACGCGTTCGCGGGCAAGAGAGTCGAGCTTGAGAAAATGAGCGAGGGCGCCTTTATGCGCTGGGTCGCGGCGATTCGTCCGCAAAAGGAAGTTCAAGGATCCCTTGCGTTTTTTCCTGCGAACATCGCAAGACTTTTCCCTGCGATGCGCTCTCGATTAACCGGTGATTATAGAAAGAAAAAAATATTTTTAACCGCCGGCGGGAATCTCCCGCTCGCCGCCCTTACAGCTCCCGGATGGAGCGTCGCGGAGATGAATCCGTTATCTCCGGCGGTGACGGCGATGAACGGTTTGGTTACCGAGGCTCTCGAACGGGGAGCTTCGGATATTCACATCGAAGGCGACGCAGGCGGCGCCGCGGTGAGGATGCGGATCGACGGAGCGCTCTATCCGGTCGGACGGTTCGAGCCGGATCTTTCCGCGTCAGTTGCCGCCCGGATCAAGCTGATGGCGAACCTCAACACCCTTGAAACGCGGAAACCGCAGGACGGAAGGTTTTCCGTCAAGACCGGCGGACGCAGAGAACGCGATGTGCGCGTTTCCATAGTGCCGGGAATTCTCGGCGAGTCTATCGCCCTCCGTTTTCTCGACGGCGGAATCGACACCCCCTCGATCGAAGGTCTCGGACTGCCGGACCGCTACTCGAAAGCCCTCGACGATATCGCTTCGCTTCCAGGGGGACTGGTAATAGTTTGCGGCCCGACGGGAAGCGGAAAAACCACGACCCTTGCGGCGGTGCTCGCATCCTGCTCTCCCGATGCGCGAAAGATTATCACGCTCGAAGATCCGGTCGAATACCGGATACCCGGAGCGATTCAGATACCGGTACAGGAGCAGCTCGGTCTCGGGTTCGATACCCTCCTCCGCCGGGTGCTCAGGCAGGACCCCGACGTCATCATGGTCGGCGAGATCCGAGACGGGGAAACGGCAGCCCTTGCCGCGCGCGCGGCTCTCACGGGACATCTGGTGCTGACCACGGTCCACGCTTCCTCGTGCGCGGGTGCCCTTTCGCGGCTCGTCGAACTCGGTGCCGACGAGGGAGTCCTCCGGGAGGTCGTACGCGCGGTAATTTCCCAGCGCCTCGCCCGCCGCATCTGCCCCGAATGCCGAGGGGCGGGAGCTGTACTCGCTGACGCGCGAGCTGGACACGCTGACGCGCAAGCTCAACTCCCAGGCGCGCAAGATTGGCACGATGACGCGCGAGATTGTCACGCGGGCGCGCGAACAAATCACGCGGGCGCGCAAACTCAACTCGCTGACGCGCGAGCTGGACACGCTGACGCGCAAGCTCGACACGCGGGCGCGCAAGCTCAACTCCCAGGCGCGCAAGATTGGCACGATGACGCGCGAGCTGGACACGCGGGCGCGCGAGCTCAACTCGCGGGCGCGCGAGCTCAACTCGCGGGCGCGCAAGGTCAACACGCGGGCGCGCGAGATTGGCACGCTGATGCGCGATCGGGACTCGCGGGCGAGCCGGCAGGTTCGGCGTGCTCGGCGTGCGCGGTGTGCGGGGGCAGCGGATGGAAGGGGCGGATCGCGTTGATGGAAACGAGCGGATACGGTATGCCCGCGGGCTCGCTGCGGGATTCGGGGATGGTGGCTGCGGCGCGCGGACAGACGACCGGCGAGGAGATAGCGCGGATTCTCGGCGCTGAGGGAGGAGCAGAATGA
- a CDS encoding type II secretion system F family protein: MTGKKREAFIESLGTLVESECTAREALTVLAKEDEAAGALLERIERGELFSAAFCEEGFAKGSQWKGFLALFETTGRLDQGLALMSESLERSDRFASRLAGSLAYPLLVLLLCSAVSLLALAVFLPALQNSNLPLDALSLERMRTGALTALVFPLVSVPACAAFFVLPLARREKEAAFWAVLERLASSKLPLDQCLRASGASGGIETREPYLYYSLSSAETTGDYERAFAKNSRYCARRLDDAHELSGKLMEPALLGIGGIDVLLLAWNFFLPILSAAGSIGA; this comes from the coding sequence ATGACGGGTAAAAAAAGGGAGGCGTTCATCGAGTCGCTCGGGACGCTCGTGGAAAGCGAATGCACGGCGCGCGAGGCGCTCACGGTTCTCGCGAAAGAAGACGAAGCCGCCGGAGCTCTCCTTGAACGAATCGAACGGGGCGAGCTCTTTTCTGCGGCCTTTTGCGAAGAAGGATTCGCGAAGGGCTCCCAATGGAAAGGATTTCTCGCCCTCTTCGAAACGACCGGACGGCTCGATCAGGGGCTCGCCCTTATGAGCGAATCGCTCGAGCGTTCCGACCGTTTCGCTTCGCGGCTTGCCGGCTCCCTCGCCTACCCGCTTCTCGTCCTCCTTCTGTGTTCGGCCGTTTCCCTGCTCGCCCTCGCCGTATTCCTTCCGGCCCTGCAAAACTCGAACCTCCCGCTCGATGCTCTCAGCCTCGAGCGGATGCGAACGGGAGCATTGACGGCTCTCGTCTTTCCGCTCGTCAGCGTTCCCGCCTGCGCGGCTTTTTTCGTCCTGCCGCTGGCGCGAAGGGAAAAAGAAGCCGCGTTCTGGGCAGTCCTTGAACGCCTCGCAAGCTCGAAGCTTCCGCTCGACCAGTGTTTGCGCGCTTCAGGCGCGAGCGGCGGAATCGAAACGAGGGAACCCTACCTGTACTACTCGCTTTCGTCGGCGGAGACAACCGGAGACTACGAGCGCGCCTTCGCGAAAAACTCGCGCTACTGCGCCCGGCGGCTCGACGACGCCCATGAACTGTCGGGAAAACTGATGGAGCCGGCTCTCCTCGGAATCGGCGGAATCGACGTGCTTCTGCTTGCCTGGAATTTCTTTCTGCCGATTCTCTCCGCCGCGGGAAGCATCGGCGCGTGA
- the gspG gene encoding type II secretion system major pseudopilin GspG, with amino-acid sequence MKTTVNRISESAGEDDGFTFVETLIVLAIMAVLSAGIGIPALSHIERAREISARTQIDAFRTALHTYNLDCAQFPTTDQGLAALWKLPELHPVPANWRGPYLDRPPRLDPWGSPWQYRSPGAENLPWTLSSYGADKKEGGEKDGADISSFD; translated from the coding sequence ATGAAAACAACAGTAAACCGCATATCCGAAAGCGCCGGAGAGGACGACGGATTCACCTTCGTGGAAACCCTCATTGTCCTCGCGATCATGGCGGTGTTGAGCGCGGGGATCGGAATTCCCGCGCTCAGCCACATCGAACGCGCGAGAGAAATTTCTGCGAGGACGCAGATCGATGCATTCAGGACGGCTCTTCATACCTACAACCTCGACTGCGCGCAATTCCCCACGACAGACCAGGGACTCGCGGCGCTCTGGAAATTACCGGAACTCCACCCCGTTCCCGCGAACTGGAGGGGCCCCTACCTCGACCGACCGCCGCGGCTCGACCCCTGGGGATCGCCCTGGCAATACCGGAGTCCGGGAGCGGAGAACCTTCCCTGGACGCTCTCGTCCTACGGAGCGGATAAAAAAGAAGGAGGCGAAAAAGATGGCGCGGATATTTCCAGCTTCGACTGA
- a CDS encoding carboxypeptidase-like regulatory domain-containing protein, producing the protein MNNIKAFAREVSRAILLCALLCSCATAKPFGRTGTLQGMIYDTANRPVPGYAIGTGAFNKTETDINGRFALERVPYGETVLRGEGKRHASVSQTVEFSDPRIVAYIRVPSRIAVYRQIDGALSEGGAEEARALLESLPEEERVTRAWNVYAAIGDWLASGSEREDEALERVERWAKEVRE; encoded by the coding sequence ATGAACAATATCAAGGCGTTCGCGCGCGAGGTCTCGCGGGCGATTTTGCTCTGTGCATTGCTATGTTCCTGCGCGACGGCGAAGCCCTTCGGAAGAACGGGAACCCTGCAAGGGATGATTTACGACACGGCGAACCGGCCGGTTCCCGGCTATGCGATCGGGACGGGCGCGTTCAACAAAACTGAAACAGACATCAACGGACGGTTCGCGCTCGAGCGGGTTCCCTACGGCGAGACGGTGCTTCGGGGCGAAGGGAAACGCCATGCGTCGGTTTCGCAAACGGTCGAGTTCTCCGATCCGCGCATTGTCGCGTACATCCGCGTTCCGTCGAGAATCGCGGTGTATCGGCAGATCGACGGCGCGCTTTCTGAAGGAGGCGCGGAGGAAGCGCGGGCGCTGCTCGAATCGCTACCGGAGGAAGAGCGGGTGACCCGGGCGTGGAATGTGTACGCAGCGATAGGCGATTGGCTTGCCTCCGGCTCGGAACGCGAAGACGAAGCGCTTGAACGGGTCGAGCGTTGGGCGAAGGAGGTTCGCGAATGA
- a CDS encoding InlB B-repeat-containing protein, with protein MKRGTLSGFRALAIKTALLVVLSSCSKDLPFERLAEFAVPEQPAPKGFAVQTDDAPGGRIERSPMKTAYEAGELVRVSALPSAGWEFSGWGGTISGTEKTTENPLVLNVEKDEWIIPRFARVPEPAVPPPPDPEPVWSIRCDSARGGIAETSPIKTGYATGELVKMTAVADEGWTFAGWFGTAETDSLDPVLVIQAARDEWIIPRFTEIPAPDAPPEEPRWTLRVDGAEGGVASFEPGSSSYASGDYVKLSAECSEGWRFLGWTGTAESASNPLIITIERSEWIVPLFEKIPEPPIEEIPEPVRWKIRVDDRPGGSVTAEPEKTEYEDGEQVRLIAQCESGWKFAGWSGTLEKSGSMDVGDEILLIEARANEWIIPLFREEAEVLPEPPPERFTVKIDSAEGGSVERSPASMDYAPGEFVRLAATAQAGWEFAGWSGTIGDSAATGIRNNPYILEVRRNEWIIPVFSRIPEPEPKPEPEPEPPPRLYTLKTESSAGGSVRAVPSKTGYAEGEYARITAVPSPGWRFSGWSGTYAGTEDDIFIRMTDDQWIVAKFALIPVAAEYTLNSTVSGSGRIIRSPEKAVYAAGETVELAAEPSPGYRFVEWTGDLSGDAENETIKMNANASVSARFEKREWTFIVYMAADNDLEAAAILDINEMEAAETGSMKGDILVLIDRSPAYDSTNGNWSDTRLYKIKRDPAGSDTVIRSQRIECPALGITENQQTELDLALPSTLSLLLDHAKTAYPAANYGLIFWGHGTGWRSDETAGGSPAESMKALAIDDTSGTSMTLAQAGNAVRNRGIAAIGMDTCFGGILEVAREFSDCAAWLVGSPGAIPSAGWNYAALFTLFGTSSLTAEQFASAAVDQFRVQYALTPNTGISAIRLSAVPALSSVFNAFMENAAAGIQNRSSQTLLKSIAMDDSRLYRFASYPTDSYIDIRSFADLILSARDGLFSSATIKNRALTQAASLKTALNAAVPLGWEQGGQGEGHMGVHLIPLMAQGTPKASHEAGYIRGSGAANQSRFVLESTGWVPNKTAAGSLLDKLFYTYFED; from the coding sequence ATGAAACGAGGTACGCTATCGGGTTTTCGCGCGCTCGCGATCAAAACTGCTCTCCTTGTCGTTCTGAGTTCCTGTTCGAAGGATCTTCCCTTCGAGCGGCTGGCGGAATTCGCAGTTCCAGAACAGCCGGCGCCGAAAGGCTTCGCCGTTCAAACTGACGACGCTCCGGGAGGGAGGATTGAACGGTCTCCGATGAAAACCGCCTACGAGGCAGGAGAGCTTGTTCGAGTCTCCGCCCTTCCCTCGGCCGGCTGGGAGTTTTCAGGCTGGGGCGGCACGATCTCGGGAACGGAAAAGACGACGGAGAATCCGCTCGTCCTGAACGTCGAAAAAGACGAGTGGATCATTCCACGCTTCGCGCGCGTTCCCGAACCGGCAGTACCGCCGCCGCCCGACCCGGAACCCGTCTGGTCGATCCGCTGCGACTCGGCTCGCGGAGGAATCGCGGAAACCTCGCCGATTAAAACCGGATACGCCACCGGAGAACTCGTAAAAATGACGGCCGTTGCTGACGAAGGATGGACCTTCGCCGGATGGTTCGGCACGGCGGAAACGGATTCGCTCGATCCGGTGCTGGTGATCCAGGCGGCGCGGGACGAATGGATAATTCCCCGATTTACGGAAATCCCCGCGCCCGACGCTCCGCCGGAGGAACCGCGATGGACGCTACGGGTCGACGGAGCCGAGGGCGGAGTCGCGAGCTTTGAGCCGGGAAGCTCGAGCTACGCTTCAGGCGATTATGTAAAGCTTTCGGCTGAATGCTCTGAAGGATGGCGTTTCCTCGGTTGGACGGGAACGGCTGAAAGCGCGTCGAACCCGCTCATTATTACTATTGAACGGAGCGAATGGATCGTGCCCCTGTTCGAGAAAATTCCCGAACCTCCGATTGAAGAGATCCCGGAACCGGTCCGCTGGAAGATCCGCGTCGATGATCGGCCAGGCGGAAGCGTTACAGCGGAACCGGAGAAAACAGAATACGAAGACGGCGAACAGGTGCGGTTGATCGCGCAATGCGAAAGCGGCTGGAAATTCGCCGGCTGGAGCGGAACGCTGGAAAAATCGGGATCGATGGATGTCGGCGACGAAATACTCCTCATCGAAGCGCGGGCGAACGAGTGGATTATTCCGCTTTTCAGAGAAGAAGCTGAAGTTCTCCCCGAGCCGCCGCCTGAACGTTTTACCGTAAAAATAGACTCTGCCGAGGGAGGATCGGTCGAACGGTCTCCCGCTTCCATGGATTATGCGCCTGGAGAATTCGTCAGGCTCGCCGCGACGGCGCAAGCCGGTTGGGAGTTCGCCGGATGGTCGGGAACCATCGGCGACAGTGCGGCAACCGGAATCCGCAACAATCCATACATCCTCGAAGTGCGGCGAAACGAGTGGATCATCCCGGTCTTCAGCAGAATCCCGGAGCCTGAACCGAAACCCGAGCCCGAACCCGAGCCTCCGCCGAGATTGTATACCCTCAAAACCGAATCTTCGGCCGGAGGATCAGTACGCGCGGTTCCTTCGAAGACGGGCTATGCGGAAGGCGAGTATGCAAGAATTACGGCGGTTCCCTCGCCCGGCTGGCGATTCAGCGGTTGGAGCGGAACATACGCGGGCACTGAAGACGACATTTTTATCCGCATGACGGACGACCAGTGGATTGTCGCCAAGTTCGCTTTAATTCCGGTCGCGGCGGAATACACGCTAAACTCGACCGTTTCGGGAAGCGGCCGGATCATCCGCTCTCCGGAGAAGGCCGTGTATGCGGCCGGCGAGACGGTCGAACTGGCAGCCGAGCCTTCCCCCGGATACCGCTTCGTCGAATGGACGGGAGATCTTTCCGGGGACGCGGAAAACGAGACCATCAAGATGAACGCGAATGCCTCGGTATCCGCGCGATTCGAAAAAAGAGAATGGACCTTCATCGTATATATGGCGGCAGACAACGATCTGGAAGCGGCGGCTATTCTCGATATCAATGAAATGGAAGCGGCGGAAACCGGCTCGATGAAGGGAGACATCCTGGTGTTGATCGACAGGAGCCCCGCCTACGATTCAACGAACGGAAACTGGAGCGACACGAGGCTCTACAAAATCAAGCGGGACCCGGCCGGATCCGACACGGTAATCCGGTCGCAGAGAATCGAGTGCCCCGCGCTCGGCATAACGGAGAACCAGCAGACGGAGCTCGATCTCGCGCTCCCGAGCACGCTTTCGCTGTTGCTCGACCACGCGAAGACGGCGTATCCGGCGGCGAATTACGGGCTCATTTTCTGGGGCCACGGTACCGGCTGGAGGTCGGATGAAACTGCGGGCGGAAGTCCCGCAGAAAGCATGAAGGCCCTGGCCATAGACGATACGTCGGGAACTTCCATGACCCTCGCGCAGGCGGGAAACGCCGTTCGAAACAGGGGGATCGCCGCGATCGGCATGGATACCTGCTTCGGAGGAATATTAGAAGTGGCGAGGGAATTTTCGGATTGCGCCGCATGGCTCGTCGGATCGCCGGGAGCGATTCCTTCCGCCGGCTGGAATTACGCGGCGCTGTTCACCCTCTTCGGAACAAGCTCACTGACCGCTGAACAATTCGCCTCCGCGGCCGTGGATCAGTTTCGCGTCCAATACGCGCTGACTCCGAATACCGGCATATCGGCGATACGTCTTTCGGCCGTCCCTGCGCTCTCGTCCGTCTTCAACGCCTTCATGGAAAATGCGGCCGCGGGGATTCAAAACAGATCGTCTCAGACTCTTCTTAAATCGATTGCCATGGATGATTCGCGGCTATATCGATTCGCTTCATACCCGACCGATTCCTATATCGATATCAGGTCGTTCGCAGATTTGATTCTCTCGGCGCGCGACGGACTTTTTTCTTCGGCGACAATAAAAAACCGCGCCCTTACGCAGGCCGCAAGCCTTAAAACCGCGCTGAACGCGGCTGTTCCCCTCGGCTGGGAACAGGGAGGTCAAGGCGAAGGGCATATGGGCGTCCACCTCATTCCGCTGATGGCTCAGGGAACGCCGAAGGCGAGCCACGAGGCGGGCTACATTCGCGGATCGGGAGCGGCGAATCAAAGCCGCTTCGTCCTTGAATCTACCGGATGGGTCCCGAACAAGACTGCCGCGGGCAGCCTCCTGGACAAACTCTTTTATACCTATTTTGAGGATTAA